AAAGCCTGACATGGACGTTGACCCCTTGTACGGGTTGTCTCACATATACATGCTTtttttatacattaaaatgctATACTTTGATTGGAAAACAAAAAGGATAGAGAAGAAATAATGTTTAAATTACTTGTCAATACAAGttaaaagaaattgaaaaattataagtcttgtaaatttataaatttatgcCTGAGCCTGACGTAGACTATAAACATAAGACCTTAGAAATGTCTGACTTATTCTCCCCTTATTCTCAAGGATTGGAAGAATGACACTACAtctcattcttatctaaaatctacgtTACACCTCATTTTAGAGACAAAATTTGGGAATGGAAAAACATTTGTCGCTAATGATAGTTATAATTTCAATTGTTAATcttgaatttgaaaaaaattaattaagtatAGTTCACTTGCATTACTATTTACTAATGTTCAAGGAGTATATTGACTATGTTTGGCACgcctagctgataagctagctgaaagctgaaaaactagctgaaagcttataagctagctgaaagctgataagatagctgatagctgaaagctgaaaagttgtgtgattgaaacaaaaacGTTTGGTAAAACTAACTGTTGTACAAGCTGAAACTgtaaaaatgacataaaaggacatagttggataaatttttttattttttatattttacattactttattttcacattaatgatattaatattaaattattataactttaaatattttaatttcactcaagttatttatcatcttaaaaatataatattaatttttacttatttattttctatatttttattgaattaaatataataaaacatataaggctaaaggtggaattttaataaaataataaggataaaaaaaagaataattttaataagctataagctttaagctataagctacctcaattagcttatagcttaaagctttaagctactagaATAAGCTCATTTACCAAACAATTttaaagagcttttaagctagtcaaataagctttaagctagtcaaataagttataagctacctgaaatgacatgccaaacatagccattgtAGGTGATGAATTTGAAAGTTTATTCGAGAAACTTTTGACCATGGATATTTTTGATCTCTCCATTTATTAAATGCTCATATCTCTGGTTCCAAAAGTCAATGCTCCTTCTGATTTTCAAGACCTTAGATCAATTTTCTTGTGCAACATCCTTTACAAGCTCATTACTAAGATCGTAGTTCACATATTATGAACTTTTTAAAAGGAGCTCGTGGGTCTATTTCAAAGTAGTTATATCCCTGGTTGGGGACTAGTGATATTCCCATCTTTATGCAAGAGCTTGTTCATTTTTTTGCTTTAACAGAACACTTTTTACAGAAAAGTTCTCTTCCAAAGGAAACCAACATCAAAGAAAGAAGAGTCGTCACGCATTTGTAGTCATTGCtaaccaagctataaataatGAAGAGAATTAGGTCATGTAAATATCTTTCACCAAAAGGTAACACATAAGAAATGTGAAAGTATAAGACATGAAGTAGCTGAAGATCACACCGTCCAAGCTGATCATGGCCATTAGAAATTTTTCCATACACACTTAAACAACTAAGCAAGCTGAATTCAACACccattattattaattttgcaTGAACTAGGCGATAATTGCATACTACCTCTAAGCATGAAAATCATTCTCATTCATCAGTTCTAAATGCATTTTGTTTTTgtcaaggtttttttttttccaaattggtCAAGGTTCTAAATGCATTACTTGGTTGGAAGTTGGGGAACAGCTTGGATTTAGTAATATGGATCACAAAGACTATAGATTCTGGCCCAGAAAATTCATAGAAAAAAACACTTGATTGAAAGAAGGCAAAAAACCATTGCTTACACAATTACAGCAACAGACTCAAGAGAGCTTCTTCCAACAAGTACTGCAACACTATAGTCAGCTCAAAGTATATTACTTTGCTTTGTCAGTTAAGGCTACAAGTGATTTGAGCACTCCTGGACTTATCTTGTCAGCAAGAACACCTGTCTCCGAAATAAGGTAAGTTTTTTCTTTCACGGTGCTCTGAAGTTTCTTCGCCTCAAAGTCAAGCTGTGCTTGATCTGTAATTACATTGTTGGTAAGAAGAAGATACCACCATTTGTCAATAGAAATCaggttttaaataaaaagaaagggcATATCGCTATAGTTCAAACATAGGGCTTTCACAAAGATAATAATGATTAATAAAAGAACTGAACTAAAATAACCAGTCCCATTAGAACTTCAGAATAATAATTTGATGCACAATGATGACCCATGCTCAATCATTTGATTAATGTATGACCCATATTATACTAACAATTCAGATTTAATACACTAACTAAAATGCCTCCGACTGTTCTTATACTAACAATTCAGATTTAATTCCAGACAAAAGAATCACTCTTTAAGTGGGCATTTGAAAAGCTAAACAGTGCAGTAGAAAACCATATTTAGGTAAAATTATATTCATTGTCAGCATTTCAGGGCATGTAATCACATGAAGAAATTGATCACTAGAATCAGGTGGAACCAATATGCAGCAAGACAgacatttaaataaattaaaaatgatttacaataaaaaaatatagaaatattgaaaatatCAGAGACACACGATTGCATCTGCATATCATTTTTCATATCAAATAGGAGAATGGCTAATAATCCATACTCCAAACTAACGCACATAACCTAGTTGTCTTTACATTTGTATTGTATGAAAAACATGAGGGGGGAAATCATCTCACAAATTCCAAAATTTCACTGAAGCAAAGATGTTAAAAATGGATGATTGCAGATGATTACCGAACACAATTACTGTAGAATTTCCACAAACGAAGAAGTATAGCTATTTAGCTAAGCAAGCAATTTGCCCCCAACACATGAAAAAAGACAACTGACATGGCCATACATATACAGAATATTTCTtactttctttttctcattgttattactccctccgttccttattataagaccCCTTattgtgagacaaaaaggggtCTTATAATAAGGGACAGAGGGAGTAGCTTTTTACAGTTAGAGGCTAGGGTGGGAAGAAATGAATGAAGCACCTGTTTCCAATATAGTATGAACAGCATGAAATGGAATTCTGGCAAAAAGATCAGTTCCTGGAAACATCATCCACGTCTGTTCAGAAGAGTCATGGTTGCCGCAGGTGGTACACACCTCTTGCACCAAAGGTCTTGAGTTGGTCCCTGCAACTCCCTTCATTATTGATTCAAAAGGAGATGGAACACTACTCTTTGTTGTCCGAGCCTTTTTCCTTAATACGGTAAGTGCTTCTCTGTTCCCATTTCTCAATTTATCATTCTCAACCAGCTGTATGTATGTTTATCAATAAGGAAATTTGCATTATCCCACTTAATTTCATAGAAAGATATTACACAAGGGATACagtagaagaaaaataaatagtCTTCATTGACATAATGAACAAAACATTTCTTGATTGATAGTATTGAATTGAAGGTCGTCAAGGAAAAAACATAGTAATATGGAAATTATATTGATTTTAAGTAATTAGATACCCCATACCTGTGCGCCTAAACTGATAGGGATTACGGGAGATAAAGGGTGACATAGAAGAATGCTTTGGTGTGATATGATATGCAACAGATTTTACTCAGTTTTAATGAATTTTATAACTTATTTAGTTAGTAAGTATTTGTACCAGCATCAATCATTTTCAATTCGAAATTTTTGAATTACCTGATGTCGGGCTAAAAGAAGATGTTCAGCTTCCACTTCCACTTCTGTCAACGTTGTTTGGAATTGTTTCATCGTCTCATCCATATTTTACACAAGAAACTGCTGGAAAGTTgtaataaaatattatcttgAGAACTTTGTGCAAAATAATGTCACAACCGACAAGCATTAAGTTGATACCCATGGGAAAAATAATGTTTTTGTTTAGAACACCTATGGAATATAAATGAAAACCAAATATAAGGCCTAAAAAACAATGTTTTCAAATTTTGCGGTACTGCTACACCTGCTACACGGTGAAGTCAGTTTTCAGTGGAATCGTGTAGGATCGCAGAGCTGGGTCGTTGAATAATGGTATCTCCCCTACACGCACGATGTCATGAAGTCTCATTTGTTTAGACAACTTTTTAACAAAGTAAAAACCCCTAAACTTAGTCTTGAAGTCGAAACACAAACATCATTGTCAAAGTCATGATTTTTATTCTTAGATCACCTTCTACAACCTcaacaaaaattaattaaatcgAATAATAACAGCGGTAGTTTTATGCATGTCCTCTTCACAGTTGAAGGAATATAACCCATCAAAGCTCCTGGTTCTCACTTATAAAAATTCCAGAACCTAAATCTAAATGAAATTTGGGTCTGTGCAACACTCTTAGGCATGGAAGTTTCAGTTTCAACATACTTATCCAATTAAAATTTCAGCAGTAAACAATTACCTATCTAGAATCTTTCAACACAATGATACAAGAATCTAAGCTCTAACCATGCATGATTAGAAATCAACTGAACCTCCATTACAAAGgcataatttcaaatttttttaagcCAATTGAATCAGTTAACACTACCATtcataaaaaaccaaaaaaattaacaaaatccaacattCAGAAATAGCGTTTTCAGCTAGGAGTGCACCGAAACCCTATTCTCCTTCATCGAACACCATAACAGAAACATGCAAAGAAATCATAGTACAGTCCAAATCCTAAAATTGAATGAAAAGTTTCATGTTTTTCAAAAGGAAACACCAATGAATGATTCAGTAAACATTGCAAAAGAAAGTAAGAAACATACCAGCACAACACAACCTTGCTCAAACCAAATAATGATTTGTTCTGCTAATTCTCCTCTTCAATTCAATGTTTGTTGTTTCTCTCTCTTTGCTTTTGCTTTTGCTTCAGCTAAGTAGAAAACTTGAGGTTGATTAATGGGATGATGATTACACAGGAGTATGAACTGAAAGTCAAGCCCAATTTGGAGGCACAAAAATCCTAAGAATCTGACCTATTGGGCCCTTTTTTATTTGTTGGGCCCTAAAACATCACAGcatattcttaaaaaaaaaatcatataagagtGCCATTAAAATCAATGATTCACCCAAGATGGTGTTAAATCACCCATTTAACCTTGATGGGTAATTTAGAAAgcctaattttttttccagtgtatcgaaaagataaattgtaccATCCTAAAGATTGATTCCTAAACCTCCTTACAAAACTCACATGTCTCGTAACTCTTATCACTTAAATTATCATTTGTGTGGTATATAAAACCTAAATTTGATATAGAAAACTAAACTCATTTCATTAGAAAAAAGATTATGTTGACCCAAGTTTTTAGTGCCATGATGACTCTAAAAGTTAAAAGGGTTGATGAAGTGAGTCCATCTATCATCAATTGATAGTTTGATACCCATTCCAATATTTCCATTGATCCCATCTTCCAGAGAGACAGAAAGTGCAAAATGATGATGCAAAGCAGAAGAGCATTGCGGTTAGCAAAAACCGCAAAGCAGCTGAGTCTTCTTGACAGAACACTCTCTCTTTCTTCTGTCCCCCCACAACATCATCAAGATGATCATAACAACAACGTTGTCATTCTCCTCTTCTCTACATTcttcttcgtttttctttttattattattattatttatttattaacaaTTATTGTTGTCTCAATTTATTTGCAGGTTTTGGTTGAAGGCAATGGCTGCTCCAGAATCGCCATTCTCAATAGACCCTCTGCTCTCAACGCTATCAACACCTCCATGGTTCCTTATTTATCATTCATTTTCCCTTTTCAGGATGTTAATTTGGTTTTtgcttttgtttctttttccacTCTCCTATACCCAAATGCATGCACTAGTTAAACTCTTAATCATTCATCATGTTTTATATTTTGACAAGAAATGGTACCAACATGCTCCTTGGCATTGCTCTTTTAATTATTGGATGAAATTCTGTGCTGACCCCATAATTACTAATAGCGAGATGACTCGAGTTAATGTATGAGGTGTGGCGATTGAGTTTCGTCTACAAACATGTTTCGCAAAGTCATGTTAATTTAGTTTTTAACTGATTTTGAGGTGTAAAGCCATGGTTTGTGGTTTGAGTAAAAGCAAGAAAAATTCCTTTTCCATTAGGTCAAACTATGGTTTTGCACACTATTGTCCAAACATGCCCTTAGTGATGTTAGCGTGGGATATCAGTCAACATTAGAATGACTGATGCAGAGGGTATCGAAGAATCTATTGCTTGCATTACACTTGTATAtctgtttttgttttgattttgtaCTTACTTAGGGTAAGGGTTGACATGCTTTTTTATGATACTATTGTTTCTCAGGGGGCAAGACTGCATAAACTTTATAGAAGTTGGGAAGATAACCCTGATATTGGTTTTGTGATGGCGAAGGTAAGATATATTTTCTGTTATCATTTTACCTCTTTTTACATATGACAAAAAATTTACAATGATCTTGTGCGCTCATGTATCTAATGATGTGAAACTTACATGacattttcaattttcttaAGGGCAGTGGCCGGGCATTTGCAGCTGGTGGAGATATTGTTGCCCTTTACCATTTGATAAACAAAGgtaaaatatgaatttttttcccATTAAGATCTGGATGATAAAGTACTACTCTGAACTCAGTCATGGTCTTAGTTTTGTGGTTCTAAAATGTATTTTATCCTTTCTATATATGCAGGGAAAATGGAAGCCTGTAAAGAATTTTTCAGAACAGTATATAGTTTTGTATACCTGATAGGTACATATATGAAGCCACATGTGAGTATGTTATTTGGAAGTGGTAAATTATTTGTGCTCTCTTTGTTAGATATTTAAGTGTGATATACTCATATCTACTGGTTCTTATACGCGTGACACATTTACTGTTCAAATGTTGATTTAAAACCATTGAAATACAAATGTTTGGAAATAACAGTTAAATTTGAGCTATTCTAaggttataaaaaaatttaggaCTACAATAAGTGGTGATACAGTGCAGCCCAAGTGGCTCCTGATTCTTGACAGAATATCAGAATTAAGTGCAAATAAAATGTtacttacaagttacaacccAAAAGACTTGGACAACTATTAGAAGAGGATCCGGACACATTCTTCTTGGAGAAAGCATGTTAAATGTACCATGTATTATTAGGATTGCTAAACCCTGCAATTTTGAGTTGAGCCTTTAGAAAGATGATAAAATATGGTTTTACAACTTAATGATTCGGCTTAATGTGCTACGAGCTGACTTTCGTAGTAGAACAGGGAAAGGATTAATGGGTAGAGAGAAAAGTTAGGAACAAAACTATACTAAATTAAGAAGCTTATTAGCAATACCATGACTAATTAATCACCGATGGCGAACCCTAAACCTTAATTTACACTGATATGAATACGATGACTACATAATTACACTTACATTACACCTCTTAGCATTCAGAGTGGTTGGGCAAAGTGGTCAATAGAGTAAATGACATCATTAATATTTCCTTTATAATATGTAGTTTAATATTTTGACACAATatacaacaacaataacaaacaaGCCTTTTCCTATTAGTTGGGGTTTGCTACATACATGATACATAAAAAACATAATTCTTTATCAcgtatggagtcagatcatttaCTCCTAATCTCTCTTAATAATTTGGCCTATAGTTCTTCTTCGTCTCCATCTACCTCTAACTATTGGACTGTATTCCATCTGGTCAGCCTTTCTAACTGATGCATCTACGAGTCTTCTCATCTCATAATCGAGTAATCTAAGACAAGATTTTTGCAACTTTTCTGGAAGCTACCAATTTTCCTCTAATAATTATATCTCCAGTCCTATCTTGTGTAATCACTCATCCATCACGACATTCTTTTCTCTGTGACAATGTGTTTACTTTCTTGTCGGCTCTTTATCCTCTAGCATTCAATCCTGTACAACATTGCAGATCCCATTCTTCACATTAGCCACAGGCAAATTGTTAGataatttaaaatcaatgttCATTTTCCCTAGTTTATTAGCATGAAACAGAAGTTGTACAGTAATAAATTTCTTGCAGGTGGCTCTTCTGAATGGCATTACCATGGGTGGTGGAGCAGGAATTTCAATCCCTGGGACATTCCGGGTTGCAACAGATAAAACTGTATGTAAAATGGAAGCTTTCGTAAATATGTACACAATTAACCCTCATTCAAAACTACATTTTCTCATCCTTGACCATATTGATGAAGTGCGATAGTTTTTATTATTCTTACAGTTGTCACTATGGATTGTTATTTGTAAGTCAAGATTTGTGATTCCAGAATTTAGGGTTTACATGTGTTGGGTCTTGGAGTGTCTTCTTTCTAGTGGATTAGGATTCCCTTTTCTATTTTAGACTAGGAACATTTTAGTTTGTAAATAGGGTTACTAGTGCAAGCTAGTTCTAGATACATATTGTGTCTTCAAATAGTGATGCTCTTATTGAATATTTGATGtgataattttaaatttctaGAAGTATGTCTTCCTTTTAGGAGGTATATGCATTGAAACACTTGCGTTGCATGTGCTGAGTTCACTATAAGTTATCACCATTTTGCAGAGGTTTGCTACCCCTGAAGTTCATATTGGATTCCAtcctgatgctggagcatcttttTACCTTTCACATCTACCTGGTCACCTAGGTATTGTTATCTGTATACATGCCTTATCTTCTGCTTTTGTGTTACTCAAAATCCATGGATAGGCAGATTCTATGTAATTCATTTTAATAGAGATAATCTGAAGATATTTAATGTTTACTTGTAATCGTGCCCctgggaggggggggggggtgataGTAAAGTTTTGAAAATTGTCTTTGGTCAAGATGCTATAAATTTAGAATGTTTTCTTCTGAAAAAAACCTTGGTCATAGGAAAGTCTTGTTGGTACAATATTAATACAATTGGAATTGGAATTGAGGGAGATATAATTCCATATTTCCATTGATTGTATACAGCTTTGCATTCCATAACTGTTATTCTTACTTCCATTGATATCAAATGTTATACACCGAAACTGTTGTCTGGCTTTATTTATTATTAGAATATACTGTTTTGGATGGGAATGCATGAAACAGAGTTTATTCAAGCCTTCCATGTAGACCTCAGCTGTGGTTAATTGTTAGTTATGATCAGGTAGTTAAGGTCACATAGCTGTGAGCCTGTGACTATCACTCTGCTTGTCTTGTACAAACAACCGCTTGTGCTCTCACGAAAAGAATAATGAAAAGTTCAGAATTTTGCCTCACTTCCTCAAAATTTCTCTATCTCTGTTTTTTGGCATTTATCCAATTAAGTGTTgacagaatatatatatatatatatatatatatatatatatatatatttgaacaTTGGAGGATTTATTAAATAGGCtaatcttatttttaaaatgattGTAGGGAAGTTCATGGGTTAAGAACTAATCACCACATGAAAATATGATTGATGAACTACCTCTATCTATAGTATTTCTTTGTTTTATAGGTTGTCATTCTATGCAGGAGAGTACTTGGCTCTGACAGGGGAAAAACTGAACGGAGTAGAGATGGTTACCTGTGGACTTGCTACACACTATTCGCTAATTGAAGTTTAGTTCTGTTAAACTCAGCTTGCTTCTTTACCAATTCTAATAGACTTTTCAGTCTCTATAACCTTCAAAACCATTGTTTTGTCCTGTAGAGGCTTCCATTAATTGAAGAACAGCTGGGGAAATTGATTACTGATGACCCTTCTGTCATCGAAACCACTTTAGAACAGTATGGTGACCTTGTACACAAAGATAGAAGTAGCATACTACAAAGGTTTGACCTGTCTCACCTTCTCTCTAAGGGTGTTTTTTACTATTTGGGTAGAAAGAAATAATATAAAGAACAGAAAATATTATGAGACAAAGGAAAgatatcacaattcacaagcaCACTATCTTAGAAGAGCCCTACATTCACTCTacgaataaaaaaaagaaatcccCTTAAAAAGAACCATTGTTAGTGGAAATCCTGCAAGAAGACAGAAATAGTGTGGTAAAAAATAAGTTGACAGAATGCTCTCTTTAGTTACtttgtcttttttattttaactcaaTATAAGATAGGTCTTATTTATACTTATCATTTTCTTCAGGCTTGAAATTCTGGACAAATGCTTTTGCCATGACACAGTTGAAGAGATTGTTGATGCTTTGGTAAGATTTGCAtccttttttaatatttcaaagCTTTCAATACAGTTCTATATTGAAAATTGCATTTGTTTTTAACATTCTGCTTAAAAGATTAAAACAGGAAGTAACTATTAATATTCTCGCTTTTGTTAATTTCTCTCCATATTTCCTGAGTGACAAAATAGGAAAGCATTTACCCTATGGAGAAAACTCTTACCCCTAAGGGGAATGGCATGCATGTAAGGGTTGGTTTGGTTTCATTTACCCCCCTTATGTGAGTTCTAATTTAAGTTGAAAATCTGGGGCTTTCCATGTGAACTGTATCCTTGGCGCCTAAAAAGATAAGTTCGCCTAGTTGCATATTTGTTATGTCCGAAAAATTAAGAATGGAAATATAACTAACCAACTCTGATTAGTTTCCCTGTCTCTACTTATAATGAGAACTAAAGATCAGCATAATGTAGGCTTTAGCCCAATTACACATGCATAATAACAAATTTCTAACACATTTCTGATGCCATTTGAGAATCACAAGAAAATGTGTACGGACAGTTGCAACATGGAAAATATGTTTTGGCGTCTCTTGTATGCCATCCTTTCTTTTGTCTGATTTAACCTTTTGGTGAgcattttatcttttcttgaaaTCTTATCCTTAATAAATTTCCATCAGGAAGTTGCGGCAAGTGAAACAAAGGACGCATGGTGCATTTCTACCCTAAACAGACTTAAAGAAGCTTCTCCATTAAGCTTGAAGGTTTCCTTGAGATCTGTGAGTTCCTTTTGTGCCTGAAGTCTAAACACTTAGAATTCCGGTTTTCATTGTTCTTCTTTCCGTATAAGAAACCGTGTCTACATTGTAATCCATCTAACTGGTGCAGATACGAGAAGGTAGATTTCAGACCCTTGATCAGTGCTTATCGCGCGAGTACCGTATGACTTTACAAGGAATATCTAAGCAGATATCTGGTGACTTCTGTGAGGTATAAGCATAGTGAATTTCTGGAAACTGAAACAATCTTATTGTGTCTTTCTTAACAGTTAACATAAGTTGATTTGATATCATTATATAGGGAGTGAGGGCACGTGTGGTGGACAAGGACTTGGCACCAAAGGTACTATTTGATTGCATTATCTCATTGAAATGGGAATTTTGCCCAACTGAACCAATTTTTTTCAGATTTAAAATTTGCTGTGTAAATGCTTTGAAATCTAAATTTATACTCGATTACCAATCAAATATATGCAGTGGGATCCTCCAACCTTGGAAAAGGTGTCTGAAGATATGGTAGATCAATATTTCTTACCTCTTAGTGAATTTGAACCTGATCTAGAGCTGCCCACAAAAGTTCGTGAAGCATTTTTGTAGCTTCCCTTTCTCACAAGGTGTTTCCTGAATTGGACAAATAGATATACACACAAAGACACCATTGAATATTTTTCAGAGCATTGGTCATGCTTGTACGTATTGACAATCTGATGttagctagaggattatcacaATAATATGTGCATTGTGAAAGCTGAGTTGTGAAACAGATATTGTTTGGCGAAAGGAATAACATCTTGTGCAATTTGCCCTGACCTCCCCTCTATTATTTTCGCAGACACTAATCACCATTATTTTATTGTGGACATTGCACTGACCTCCTCTGAGATTTATCATTATTGCATTGATATCCTCTAAGATTTATGATTATAACACTAAACATCCCTCATTATTCTAAATGGTGTATGAAGGAAGGGAGGTCAGTGTATTTCGCAAAATAGATGGGAGGTTAATAGTGTATTTGGTTCTTTAAATCACTTGCTTCCGAgcaatgtaagacctggattttcagaacaagctaatttccgactcacgcgtagaatcagtgtaagcgtgacaggagtttgatatttgagaaagattaatgaagaagaaagttcaggaattgcttgaggaatgttgcgtagtcattttaggaattagagcgagtcgtctgcacacccgccttatggcaagcgtgtccagaataggctaatttcgctttagagcaacgttttaagtgagatttcgaatccttggaaaatttaaagattttctttatttttccttcgaccagcgtttcatttcggaactctggactgtacgcacgataggtttcacttttcggatgtccgccgacgctaatttctttgcttcgaaaccctattttcgagcaatggatgaagactttttctattcgggacttctaacgaagattccgtccatgttgccagacttgtttcgacgtttccaatctttcttcagttggaagttttgtcgtttgagcatcacagcaaaaagtagtttttcggggcagattaaccgacaccgcttttgagtttttcgatatcgtttttcccaaatcctagatatttgttttgagttctggaattctgacgccagaatctctcttagaatttctcggtgatcgtgctgcaaaaatcggaatcgcgaaattttcattttcccgcgatttcacccgcctataaatagcgcgaaaaagcaaaatcctctcattttctttccatttgtggctgatttcgtggggagcaaggggggaggagatttccgcgaaaacttgaccaatcttcgtgcagttcgtccctacttctaggtatcgaggtaactatcatgaatcctgcctctgatttctgtttctgctgagtttctgaagtcgtttctgtgctctaagttttgagctttttctaaaattgtccgatttctctgatttctcgcttgggttatgttccttatgttcccctgagtctaaaacctctgtcagtaaactctgattgcgattcagttgtccaggatctgaaaaattgactcaaaactctttttgtctcacatttcgaaactttattgtcgaaaagacttaatctgacttcgtgcctttaggatttgttgtcacggatatcatgagg
This portion of the Lotus japonicus ecotype B-129 chromosome 3, LjGifu_v1.2 genome encodes:
- the LOC130749683 gene encoding uncharacterized protein LOC130749683, which encodes MDETMKQFQTTLTEVEVEAEHLLLARHQLVENDKLRNGNREALTVLRKKARTTKSSVPSPFESIMKGVAGTNSRPLVQEVCTTCGNHDSSEQTWMMFPGTDLFARIPFHAVHTILETDQAQLDFEAKKLQSTVKEKTYLISETGVLADKISPGVLKSLVALTDKAK
- the LOC130748937 gene encoding 3-hydroxyisobutyryl-CoA hydrolase-like protein 1, mitochondrial isoform X1, which codes for MMMQSRRALRLAKTAKQLSLLDRTLSLSSVPPQHHQDDHNNNVLVEGNGCSRIAILNRPSALNAINTSMGARLHKLYRSWEDNPDIGFVMAKGSGRAFAAGGDIVALYHLINKGKMEACKEFFRTVYSFVYLIGTYMKPHVALLNGITMGGGAGISIPGTFRVATDKTRFATPEVHIGFHPDAGASFYLSHLPGHLGEYLALTGEKLNGVEMVTCGLATHYSLIERLPLIEEQLGKLITDDPSVIETTLEQYGDLVHKDRSSILQRLEILDKCFCHDTVEEIVDALEVAASETKDAWCISTLNRLKEASPLSLKVSLRSIREGRFQTLDQCLSREYRMTLQGISKQISGDFCEGVRARVVDKDLAPKAMEILPPRHSYSSWRSSCKRWSRGMRSSFASLLVDYVGVSFSL
- the LOC130748937 gene encoding 3-hydroxyisobutyryl-CoA hydrolase-like protein 1, mitochondrial isoform X2 gives rise to the protein MMMQSRRALRLAKTAKQLSLLDRTLSLSSVPPQHHQDDHNNNVLVEGNGCSRIAILNRPSALNAINTSMGARLHKLYRSWEDNPDIGFVMAKGSGRAFAAGGDIVALYHLINKGKMEACKEFFRTVYSFVYLIGTYMKPHVALLNGITMGGGAGISIPGTFRVATDKTRFATPEVHIGFHPDAGASFYLSHLPGHLGEYLALTGEKLNGVEMVTCGLATHYSLIERLPLIEEQLGKLITDDPSVIETTLEQYGDLVHKDRSSILQRLEILDKCFCHDTVEEIVDALEVAASETKDAWCISTLNRLKEASPLSLKVSLRSIREGRFQTLDQCLSREYRMTLQGISKQISGDFCEGVRARVVDKDLAPKWDPPTLEKVSEDMVDQYFLPLSEFEPDLELPTKVREAFL